A genomic region of Paenibacillus sp. PL2-23 contains the following coding sequences:
- the prpB gene encoding methylisocitrate lyase, whose product MSWLIEKDPEQRELAERFRKLITGEEVLQIPGAHDGMAALVAKHAGFRALYLSGAAYAASRGLPDLGIIHSQELAERVRELVRATGLPVLADIDTGFGGILNAARAGKELVEAKAAAVQLEDQEMPKKCGHLTGKRLVPPEEMAHKIHAIKETSPTLIVIARTDARSVEGMEGAISRASLYREAGADGIFPEALEDETEFKRFSEAMPDCPLLANMTEFGRTPYYTAEQFRGWGYRMVIYPVTSLRVAAKAYEKIFAEIIQSGTQIAMLGDMQTRAQLYASIKYAAYEVMDASIAKSRLSD is encoded by the coding sequence ATGTCTTGGTTAATCGAAAAAGATCCGGAGCAGCGCGAGCTTGCGGAGCGGTTCCGCAAGCTGATTACCGGCGAGGAGGTATTGCAAATACCCGGGGCGCATGACGGGATGGCCGCCCTGGTCGCCAAGCACGCCGGGTTTCGGGCTTTGTATTTGTCCGGTGCCGCATATGCAGCAAGCCGTGGTCTGCCTGATCTAGGAATCATCCATTCCCAAGAGCTGGCTGAGAGGGTTAGAGAGCTGGTGCGGGCGACAGGGCTGCCCGTTCTAGCCGATATCGATACAGGCTTTGGCGGTATTCTGAATGCGGCGAGGGCTGGAAAGGAGCTGGTTGAGGCCAAAGCGGCGGCCGTTCAGCTGGAGGATCAGGAGATGCCCAAAAAATGTGGCCATCTGACCGGTAAACGGCTGGTTCCGCCGGAGGAGATGGCTCATAAGATACATGCGATAAAAGAGACGAGTCCAACGCTAATCGTCATCGCACGCACTGACGCGAGAAGCGTAGAAGGAATGGAGGGCGCGATTAGCAGGGCCAGCTTGTATAGGGAAGCTGGAGCCGATGGTATTTTCCCGGAGGCGTTGGAGGATGAAACCGAATTTAAGAGGTTTAGCGAAGCAATGCCGGATTGTCCGCTGCTCGCCAATATGACCGAATTCGGACGTACGCCTTATTATACAGCAGAGCAATTTCGCGGTTGGGGCTATAGGATGGTAATTTATCCGGTCACTTCACTACGCGTGGCAGCCAAGGCATACGAGAAGATATTCGCCGAAATCATTCAAAGCGGAACCCAAATCGCTATGCTTGGGGATATGCAAACTCGCGCACAGCTGTACGCATCCATAAAGTACGCAGCATATGAAGTGATGGATGCTTCAATAGCAAAGTCCCGGCTCTCGGATTGA
- a CDS encoding bifunctional 2-methylcitrate dehydratase/aconitate hydratase: MGINGARDSLIEEIAEYAFSYKPRSDEAYRIAQYVLMDSIGTAVLALRFPDCAKHIGPIVPGAVLPGGARVPGTRLELDPVHAAFNIGCLIRWLDYNDTWLAAEWGHPSDNLGAILAVADYVSRCHMAEGRQPLLMKYVLEASIKAHEIQGVLALGNSLNRQGLDHVLFVRIASTAVASALLGLTREEIADAVSNAWLDGGSLRAYRHSPNTGSRKSWAAGDATSRAVRHALMAQMGEMGYHTPLSAPKWGFHDVLLGGKPLTLARPLGTYVMENILFKIAFPAEFHAQTAVECAFALHGAVRDRLDDIASLTLHTHESAIRIIDKRGALHNPADRDHCLQYMVAVALLHGQLTADHYEDEAAADPRIDALREKMVVVHDEGFSRDYLDPAKRSIANALQIHFRDGTSSAKITCEYPLGHRKRREEGLPQVVQKCESSLLTRFPRGRTAAIMKEGFDLDRLSAMTVTRFMSMLVI; this comes from the coding sequence ATGGGGATTAATGGGGCAAGGGATAGTCTGATCGAGGAGATCGCCGAATATGCCTTCAGCTATAAGCCGAGAAGCGATGAAGCGTATCGCATCGCGCAATACGTGCTGATGGATTCTATTGGAACTGCTGTGCTTGCGCTCCGTTTTCCGGATTGCGCCAAGCATATTGGGCCAATCGTGCCGGGCGCCGTGCTCCCCGGAGGGGCTAGAGTGCCCGGTACAAGGCTAGAGCTGGATCCCGTTCATGCCGCATTTAATATTGGCTGCCTTATTCGATGGCTGGATTACAATGATACTTGGCTGGCGGCAGAATGGGGACATCCATCCGACAATTTGGGGGCCATATTGGCGGTTGCCGATTATGTAAGCCGGTGCCATATGGCAGAGGGCCGTCAGCCGCTGCTCATGAAGTATGTGCTTGAAGCCTCCATCAAGGCGCATGAAATACAAGGCGTGCTGGCACTCGGCAATTCGCTTAATCGTCAAGGGCTGGATCATGTTTTGTTCGTAAGGATCGCTTCAACGGCGGTCGCAAGTGCGTTGCTTGGGCTTACACGCGAGGAAATTGCGGATGCCGTCTCCAATGCCTGGCTTGACGGAGGCAGCCTGCGCGCCTATCGGCATTCGCCTAATACGGGGTCTCGCAAATCCTGGGCCGCCGGCGATGCGACAAGCAGGGCGGTTCGTCATGCGTTGATGGCGCAGATGGGTGAGATGGGCTATCATACCCCCTTATCGGCGCCGAAGTGGGGCTTTCACGATGTGTTGCTAGGGGGCAAGCCGCTGACGCTTGCTCGACCGCTAGGCACTTATGTTATGGAAAATATTCTCTTCAAAATAGCGTTCCCGGCTGAATTTCATGCGCAAACAGCAGTGGAATGCGCATTTGCATTGCATGGCGCAGTCCGGGATCGTCTTGACGATATCGCGAGCTTGACCCTCCATACACATGAATCCGCCATTCGGATCATTGATAAGAGGGGAGCTCTCCACAATCCGGCTGATCGGGATCATTGCTTGCAGTATATGGTAGCCGTCGCCTTGCTCCACGGCCAATTAACGGCTGATCATTACGAGGACGAGGCTGCGGCGGATCCTCGCATCGACGCGCTGCGAGAGAAGATGGTTGTGGTCCATGATGAAGGCTTTAGCAGGGATTATCTGGACCCAGCAAAACGTTCCATCGCCAATGCGCTTCAAATTCATTTCCGGGACGGAACGTCATCGGCAAAAATAACGTGCGAATATCCGCTTGGCCACCGGAAACGGAGGGAGGAAGGGCTGCCCCAGGTTGTTCAAAAATGTGAAAGCAGCCTGCTGACCCGATTCCCTAGAGGGCGGACCGCAGCCATAATGAAGGAAGGCTTTGATCTCGACAGGCTGTCAGCTATGACGGTCACTCGATTTATGAGCATGCTGGTCATTTGA
- the mmgD gene encoding citrate synthase, giving the protein MESYSPGLENVIACETSISYLDTGNELILLRGYDLMELARKAVFMDVAGLLLDGSLPDAGERAALMDQVRGASSMEKEVLHLLSFLPKRPSMMDVLRTGISALAGFDPDLDDRTEEGNRRKAIALLARVPQLCAGGYRMAHGLEPLAPRPELSYAANFLYMMTGRTPSELEERLFDQSLIAYSEHELPNSTFAARVIASTQSDMYGALAGAAASLKGTLHGGANEAVMELLLSAGTEAGMETLIRGKLAAKERIMGFGHRVYMRKPDPRALLLKEALTELSAVRGDARLLSMCVAGETIMHEEKGLHPNLDYYAAPVYHLLGIPTALFTPVFLAARTAGICAHVMEQHAHNRLFRPRVRYIGPRGLRLAEDGGKEGVLRDGD; this is encoded by the coding sequence ATGGAAAGTTACTCGCCAGGATTGGAGAATGTTATTGCCTGCGAAACGTCGATTTCCTATCTGGATACAGGGAATGAACTGATCCTGCTTCGAGGCTACGATTTAATGGAGCTTGCCCGCAAGGCTGTTTTTATGGATGTAGCGGGCTTGCTGCTTGACGGCAGTCTGCCTGATGCTGGGGAGCGAGCGGCATTAATGGATCAGGTTAGAGGAGCAAGCAGTATGGAGAAGGAGGTGCTCCACCTTCTATCCTTCTTGCCCAAGCGGCCGAGCATGATGGATGTTCTTCGAACCGGCATATCCGCGCTTGCAGGGTTTGATCCCGACCTGGATGACCGAACAGAAGAGGGGAATCGGCGCAAGGCGATTGCCTTGCTAGCCAGGGTGCCGCAACTATGCGCTGGCGGCTATCGAATGGCACATGGACTTGAACCGCTTGCTCCTCGCCCGGAATTGTCGTATGCCGCAAACTTCTTGTATATGATGACGGGTCGAACGCCAAGCGAGCTTGAGGAGCGTCTGTTCGACCAATCGCTTATTGCTTATAGCGAACACGAGCTGCCTAACTCCACCTTTGCGGCGAGAGTGATTGCTTCTACGCAATCTGATATGTACGGCGCATTGGCTGGAGCGGCTGCCTCCCTCAAGGGCACATTGCACGGAGGCGCTAATGAAGCGGTGATGGAGCTGCTGCTGAGCGCGGGAACGGAGGCCGGGATGGAGACGTTGATTCGGGGCAAGCTGGCGGCCAAGGAGCGGATCATGGGCTTTGGCCATCGTGTATACATGAGGAAACCCGATCCTCGAGCGCTCCTGCTGAAGGAAGCATTGACGGAGCTAAGCGCGGTGCGAGGAGATGCTCGCCTTCTGTCCATGTGCGTCGCCGGTGAGACGATTATGCACGAGGAAAAAGGTCTTCATCCCAACCTCGATTATTACGCTGCGCCTGTCTACCATCTGCTAGGCATTCCGACAGCGTTGTTTACACCGGTATTTTTGGCAGCGCGCACTGCCGGTATTTGTGCGCATGTGATGGAGCAGCATGCTCATAATCGATTGTTCCGTCCTAGAGTGCGATATATCGGTCCCAGGGGACTGCGACTCGCGGAAGACGGCGGGAAGGAAGGGGTGCTGCGCGATGGGGATTAA
- a CDS encoding acyl-CoA dehydrogenase, translating into MFSFSEEQEALRHMVRDFARREITPLIPAMEENDEFPLAVVRKMGELGLMGIAIPEQWGGAGADYLSSIIAIHEISRVSAAVGVILSVHASVATQPILSYGDDVQKQRYLPKLAGGQYIGAFALTEPSAGSDASGIRTTAEKRNGRYVLNGTKSFITNGSYADTFLTFAVTDPARGAKRLSAFIVERGTEGLSIGKNERKLGLHGSSTTELSFIDAEVPASQLLGTEGDGLRIALDHLEGGRIGIAAQALGIAEAALDYSIQYAKKRRQFGKPIAEHQAIAFKLADMATNIEAARLLLYQAAELRSQGARCPKEASMAKRFCSDTAMYAAAEAVQIHGGNGYMREYPIERLFRDAKVTQIYEGTNEIQRLVISKHVLKES; encoded by the coding sequence ATGTTCTCTTTTTCAGAGGAGCAGGAAGCGCTGCGCCACATGGTTAGGGATTTTGCCAGACGGGAGATTACTCCGCTTATTCCGGCTATGGAGGAGAATGATGAATTTCCGCTTGCCGTCGTGAGGAAGATGGGTGAGCTGGGACTTATGGGTATTGCCATTCCTGAGCAGTGGGGAGGCGCGGGTGCCGACTATCTGTCCTCCATTATTGCCATTCACGAAATATCCCGGGTCAGCGCGGCGGTTGGCGTTATTTTATCCGTTCATGCCTCTGTGGCGACACAGCCGATCCTAAGCTACGGGGACGACGTCCAGAAGCAGCGTTATTTGCCTAAGCTGGCGGGAGGCCAGTATATTGGGGCGTTTGCCCTGACGGAGCCAAGCGCTGGCTCCGATGCTTCAGGCATCCGGACTACCGCCGAGAAGAGGAATGGACGTTATGTGCTGAACGGCACCAAAAGCTTTATTACAAACGGAAGCTATGCGGATACGTTCCTTACGTTTGCGGTTACGGATCCCGCCAGAGGAGCCAAGCGCTTGTCCGCTTTTATTGTTGAAAGGGGAACTGAAGGCCTCTCCATCGGTAAAAACGAGCGTAAGCTAGGACTGCATGGCTCCAGTACGACAGAGCTGAGCTTTATAGATGCAGAGGTGCCGGCAAGCCAGCTGCTTGGGACGGAGGGCGATGGGCTTCGAATCGCGCTGGATCATCTTGAGGGAGGGCGCATTGGCATCGCTGCCCAAGCGCTTGGGATAGCGGAGGCTGCGCTGGATTATTCCATCCAATATGCCAAGAAGCGCCGGCAGTTCGGCAAGCCTATCGCGGAGCACCAGGCCATAGCATTCAAGCTTGCTGACATGGCGACGAATATTGAAGCGGCGAGGCTGCTGCTCTATCAGGCGGCTGAGCTCCGCAGCCAAGGCGCGCGTTGTCCCAAGGAGGCGTCGATGGCGAAGAGGTTTTGCTCGGATACAGCCATGTATGCGGCTGCCGAAGCGGTTCAAATTCATGGCGGCAACGGATATATGCGAGAGTACCCAATCGAGAGATTATTCCGCGACGCCAAGGTGACACAAATCTATGAAGGCACCAATGAAATTCAGCGTCTTGTCATATCGAAGCATGTACTGAAGGAATCCTGA
- a CDS encoding 3-hydroxybutyryl-CoA dehydrogenase: MNINRIMVVGAGQMGGGIAQAAAAAGLQVMLHDIEYARAVRGMEQIRATLGREAEKGYRSREEAQAILDRITPTAVLGDAAGSELVIEAVSEDAGVKAELFRRLDAICAETAVLASNTSSLSITRLAGATKRPERVIGMHFMNPVAVMPLVEVIPGLATSEETTALIVSLAERLQKSPIVARDFPGFVSNRVLMPMINEAVFCLYEGVASREAIDSIMTLGMRHPMGPLKLADLIGLDTCLSILNVLHQEFGDSKYRPCPLLRQYVRAGWLGRKTGRGFYSYE; the protein is encoded by the coding sequence GTGAATATCAATCGAATAATGGTTGTTGGAGCCGGACAGATGGGCGGCGGTATTGCCCAGGCGGCAGCGGCTGCAGGCTTGCAGGTGATGCTGCATGATATCGAATACGCCCGCGCTGTACGCGGCATGGAGCAGATTCGTGCGACGCTGGGGCGAGAGGCGGAGAAGGGCTATAGAAGCCGGGAGGAAGCGCAGGCCATTCTCGACCGCATTACACCGACTGCTGTGCTTGGAGACGCGGCGGGCTCGGAGCTTGTCATTGAAGCCGTCAGCGAGGATGCGGGGGTGAAAGCAGAGCTGTTCCGCAGGCTGGATGCGATTTGTGCCGAAACCGCGGTGCTCGCCAGTAATACATCCTCGTTGTCCATTACGCGGCTGGCCGGTGCAACCAAGCGCCCTGAGCGTGTAATCGGCATGCATTTTATGAATCCCGTTGCCGTTATGCCTCTGGTGGAGGTTATTCCGGGACTCGCTACCTCGGAAGAGACAACCGCGCTTATTGTGAGCTTGGCTGAGCGCCTCCAGAAAAGTCCGATTGTAGCACGCGATTTCCCAGGCTTCGTCTCCAATCGGGTGCTGATGCCTATGATTAACGAAGCCGTGTTCTGCTTGTATGAAGGCGTCGCCTCGCGCGAAGCCATTGACAGCATCATGACGCTGGGTATGAGGCACCCGATGGGACCGCTTAAGCTGGCGGATCTAATCGGTCTGGACACCTGCTTATCCATATTGAATGTGCTTCACCAGGAATTTGGCGATTCCAAATATCGCCCTTGTCCGCTGCTGCGGCAATACGTTCGGGCAGGCTGGCTGGGACGCAAGACGGGACGCGGATTTTACAGCTACGAATAA
- a CDS encoding acetyl-CoA C-acetyltransferase, with the protein MAERAVIVGAARTPFGKLGGAFREVPAVRLGGLAIKEAVQRAGLQPSDIEKSIMGMVLQGGAGQVPARQAALEAGLPWGAASETVNKVCASGMRAVTMADQAIRSGDGSVIVAGGMESMSGAPFALKSCRWGNRMGHGTALDLMLHDGLTCPFGSVHMGVYGDQAAAEWGITRQEQDEWALRSHLRAVKAIEGGKLAEETVPVRLTGRSGGDTIVATDEMPRKDANIAAMAGLSPLFSAHGTVTAGNAPGVNDGAAALVLMAEREARARGIRPLATIAGHAEAALEPSRIAEAPGHAIRKLLSATGYSIKDITLIEVNEAFAAVVLTSGKLVGWNAEQVNVNGGAIALGHPIGASGARIIISLIYELRRRGGGLGIAAICSGTGQGDAMLIKVEGTGRNDA; encoded by the coding sequence ATGGCGGAGCGTGCGGTTATTGTAGGCGCAGCGAGAACTCCTTTTGGAAAGCTCGGGGGCGCGTTCAGGGAGGTGCCGGCTGTTAGGCTCGGAGGCTTGGCTATAAAGGAAGCCGTGCAGCGGGCAGGCCTGCAGCCCTCGGACATTGAGAAATCGATTATGGGGATGGTGCTGCAAGGAGGAGCGGGACAGGTGCCTGCGAGGCAGGCTGCCCTGGAGGCTGGTCTGCCGTGGGGCGCGGCGTCGGAGACGGTCAACAAGGTATGCGCTTCGGGAATGCGAGCCGTTACGATGGCTGATCAGGCCATTCGGTCCGGTGATGGAAGCGTTATCGTCGCAGGAGGCATGGAAAGTATGTCTGGTGCGCCATTTGCGCTGAAGAGCTGCCGCTGGGGCAATCGGATGGGGCATGGCACCGCGCTGGATCTGATGCTGCATGATGGGCTGACATGTCCGTTTGGCTCCGTCCACATGGGAGTGTACGGCGATCAAGCTGCCGCTGAATGGGGCATTACGCGCCAGGAGCAGGATGAGTGGGCGTTGCGAAGCCATCTGCGTGCGGTGAAGGCGATAGAGGGCGGCAAGCTGGCGGAAGAGACGGTTCCCGTCCGGCTCACTGGACGCAGTGGCGGTGATACCATTGTCGCAACGGATGAAATGCCTCGCAAAGACGCCAATATTGCCGCAATGGCGGGCCTTTCTCCGCTGTTCAGCGCTCATGGAACGGTGACCGCCGGCAACGCGCCGGGAGTGAATGACGGCGCGGCAGCACTTGTGCTAATGGCGGAGCGGGAGGCTCGCGCAAGGGGCATTCGCCCATTAGCGACAATTGCGGGGCATGCCGAGGCTGCGCTGGAGCCCTCTCGAATCGCCGAGGCTCCCGGTCATGCGATACGCAAGCTGCTGTCAGCAACAGGTTATTCCATCAAGGATATCACCTTGATCGAGGTTAATGAAGCATTTGCTGCAGTTGTACTCACCAGCGGCAAGCTGGTCGGTTGGAATGCCGAGCAGGTGAACGTCAACGGCGGAGCGATTGCGCTTGGCCATCCTATTGGGGCAAGTGGAGCCCGAATCATTATTTCGCTCATCTATGAGCTTAGAAGAAGAGGGGGAGGTCTTGGGATTGCCGCCATCTGCAGCGGCACCGGTCAAGGCGACGCCATGCTGATCAAGGTTGAGGGTACGGGGAGGAATGATGCGTGA